A window of the Cystobacter fuscus genome harbors these coding sequences:
- a CDS encoding amidohydrolase family protein has product MFSFSRRLLAVVGVVLLWSLSGPARGQAPDSQGPARLALRAARLFDGKNARLLPDAVVLVEGPSIQAVGTRLPIPPGTRVIDLGDVTLLPGLVDAHSHLLLEVPLDSDGSLLDYVARTSTAERALLGAKLGREMLEAGFTTVRDLGNSGRNGDVALRKAIQEGWVTGPRLSACTRALAPPGGQMDTLQPLAQGLIEEEYATVSGVEAARRAVRQALYDGADCIKVIVDNGPNLLTLEELKAITEEAHRRKRPVAAHATNDDSVRLAVQAGVDSVEHAYSLPEDVLATMARKRIFLVPTDSAAADCVSVGATAADPELRRRLEERCKKGIARQHERLRRAAAAGVPLAAGSDMYGAIPGLTRGQASRRVLTAYAEAGLSPVDILRMATVNAAELLRLHDRLGSLEAGKLADVLAVKGDPLKDLGALEQVRFVMKEGRVVLDARAGEGQAEGAVR; this is encoded by the coding sequence ATGTTTTCTTTTTCCAGGCGATTGCTGGCGGTCGTTGGAGTGGTCCTGCTCTGGAGTCTCTCGGGGCCCGCCCGGGGCCAGGCGCCCGACTCCCAGGGGCCCGCGCGCCTCGCGCTGCGCGCCGCGAGACTCTTCGACGGGAAGAACGCCCGGCTCCTGCCGGACGCGGTCGTCCTCGTCGAGGGACCGAGCATCCAGGCCGTGGGCACCCGCCTCCCCATTCCTCCGGGAACGCGGGTCATCGACCTGGGCGACGTCACCCTCCTGCCAGGGCTGGTGGACGCGCACTCGCACCTGCTGCTGGAGGTCCCGCTGGACAGCGATGGCTCCCTCCTGGACTACGTGGCCCGGACGAGTACCGCCGAGCGCGCGCTGCTGGGCGCGAAGCTGGGCCGCGAGATGCTGGAAGCCGGCTTCACCACGGTGCGCGATCTGGGCAACTCCGGTCGGAATGGGGACGTGGCGCTGCGCAAGGCCATCCAGGAGGGCTGGGTGACGGGGCCGCGCCTCTCCGCGTGTACCCGCGCGCTCGCGCCGCCCGGGGGGCAGATGGACACGCTCCAGCCGCTGGCGCAGGGCCTCATCGAGGAGGAGTACGCCACCGTCTCGGGCGTGGAGGCGGCCCGGCGCGCGGTGCGGCAGGCGCTCTATGACGGCGCGGACTGCATCAAGGTCATCGTCGACAACGGCCCCAACCTGCTCACCCTGGAGGAACTGAAGGCCATCACCGAGGAGGCGCACCGCCGCAAGCGCCCGGTGGCGGCGCACGCCACGAACGACGACAGCGTGCGCCTCGCGGTCCAGGCGGGAGTGGACTCCGTCGAGCACGCGTACTCGCTGCCCGAGGACGTGCTGGCGACCATGGCGCGCAAGCGCATCTTCCTGGTGCCCACCGATAGCGCGGCGGCGGATTGCGTCAGCGTCGGGGCGACGGCGGCCGACCCGGAGCTCCGGCGCCGCCTGGAGGAGCGCTGCAAGAAGGGCATTGCCCGGCAGCACGAGCGCCTCCGTCGCGCGGCGGCCGCGGGAGTGCCGCTCGCCGCGGGCTCGGACATGTACGGGGCGATACCGGGGCTGACGCGGGGACAGGCCAGCCGGCGGGTGCTCACCGCCTATGCCGAGGCGGGCCTGTCACCGGTGGACATCCTGCGCATGGCGACGGTGAACGCGGCGGAGCTGCTTCGCCTGCACGACCGGCTCGGCTCCCTCGAAGCCGGCAAGCTCGCGGACGTGCTCGCGGTGAAGGGGGACCCGCTGAAGGACCTGGGCGCGCTGGAGCAGGTCCGGTTCGTCATGAAGGAGGGCCGGGTGGTGCTGGACGCACGGGCCGGGGAAGGACAGGCCGAGGGCGCCGTGCGCTGA
- a CDS encoding immunity 26/phosphotriesterase HocA family protein has translation MPRFYRPGTFLRIRLADGSFGYGRAMTRTHDAFYDYKTESPDADLDRIASKPILFKVAVRHLDPNLWEIIGRRELEEPLTQPIVAFRQDILDFHNCTIFDLDGHSRSAEPHECVGLERMAVWDQHHVEERLLDTFMGRPNATEEHLKVRLK, from the coding sequence ATGCCGAGATTTTATAGGCCAGGGACGTTTTTGAGAATCCGCCTCGCGGACGGTTCTTTCGGCTACGGGAGGGCGATGACGCGAACGCATGATGCATTCTACGACTACAAGACCGAGAGTCCTGATGCAGACCTCGATCGGATTGCATCCAAGCCCATCCTCTTCAAGGTGGCTGTCCGTCATTTGGACCCCAACTTATGGGAGATCATCGGGCGGAGAGAGCTTGAGGAACCGCTGACTCAACCTATTGTCGCATTCAGGCAGGACATATTGGACTTCCATAACTGCACGATCTTCGACCTGGACGGTCATTCGAGGAGTGCCGAGCCCCACGAGTGTGTTGGGCTCGAGCGAATGGCTGTTTGGGATCAGCACCATGTCGAGGAACGCCTGCTCGACACCTTCATGGGGCGGCCCAACGCCACGGAGGAGCACCTGAAAGTACGCCTGAAATAG
- the argJ gene encoding bifunctional glutamate N-acetyltransferase/amino-acid acetyltransferase ArgJ, translating to MRVPPGFFFAGQHAGLKPQRKDVALVYSDTPCAAAGCFTANKARSAPVQDAEPRLPAADVQAVLVNSGNANALTGAAGLEAVRTLREELGQLLSVSPSAVLCASTGVIGHPLPVPKVRAVLAPLKEGLRPESDAAAEAIMTTDTRPKQVWRSVRLFDRDVTVSAIFKGSGMMHPSLATVIAVIVTDCAIAPEPLATALRQAVSCSFNSLTVDGDMSPNDTVYVLANGRADHPPLTGPGPEWDAFTSTLTDLCQEMAREIAADGEGATKLLEVEVTGVPTPAIAQDLARAVAGSTLVKAAVFGADPNWGRVLATVGARAGTQGYAVDPYPARVSIQGICVYEGAPQPYDATVLKARMREPEVRVEVHLTDGEASAVAWGCDLSYDYVKINADYTSLIVSKPDGGVGKDDRLANYSPAFKTTLLVESLSYISRFRGKRCVIRYGGAAMVKESLKQAFCRDIELLRSAGLQPIIVHGGGPELTRTLDKLGLRQEGVLVSDDSGLKVVEMVLSGSVNSDLVTILNNMGDRAVGLSGKDGAMIRARRMSTEDGRSREHVGEVTRVNPEFLEMMLGQGYVPVISPVGLGEDGLTYDLGSDVVAAEVAKALKAHKLVYLHDAPGILKDKELFSELTAARLQEHLDAGAFSGSMQTRAIMAIKAIGGGVERVHVIDGRVPHSLIAELFTDKGVGTLVTR from the coding sequence GTGAGGGTCCCTCCGGGATTCTTCTTCGCGGGACAGCACGCCGGCCTCAAGCCCCAGCGCAAGGACGTGGCGCTCGTCTACAGCGACACCCCCTGCGCGGCCGCGGGCTGCTTCACCGCCAACAAGGCCCGCTCCGCGCCCGTGCAGGACGCCGAGCCCCGCCTGCCCGCCGCGGACGTCCAGGCCGTGCTCGTCAACTCGGGCAACGCCAACGCCCTCACCGGCGCCGCGGGGCTCGAGGCCGTGCGCACCCTGCGCGAGGAGCTCGGCCAGCTCCTCTCCGTCTCCCCCTCCGCCGTGCTCTGCGCCTCCACGGGCGTCATCGGCCATCCGCTGCCCGTGCCCAAGGTGCGCGCGGTGCTCGCCCCGCTCAAGGAGGGCCTGCGCCCCGAGTCGGATGCCGCCGCCGAGGCCATCATGACCACCGACACGCGCCCCAAGCAGGTGTGGCGCTCGGTGCGGCTCTTCGATCGGGACGTGACGGTGTCCGCCATCTTCAAGGGCTCGGGGATGATGCACCCGTCGCTCGCCACGGTCATCGCCGTCATCGTCACCGATTGCGCCATCGCCCCGGAGCCGCTCGCCACCGCCCTGCGCCAGGCCGTGTCCTGCTCCTTCAACAGCCTGACGGTGGACGGGGACATGAGCCCCAACGACACCGTGTACGTGCTGGCCAACGGCCGGGCGGACCACCCCCCCCTCACCGGTCCCGGGCCGGAGTGGGACGCCTTCACCAGCACCCTGACGGACCTGTGCCAGGAGATGGCGCGGGAGATCGCCGCGGATGGCGAGGGCGCCACCAAGCTCCTGGAGGTGGAGGTGACGGGGGTACCCACCCCGGCGATCGCCCAGGATCTGGCGCGCGCCGTGGCGGGCTCCACCCTGGTGAAGGCGGCCGTCTTCGGGGCCGATCCCAACTGGGGCCGGGTGCTCGCCACCGTGGGCGCGCGCGCCGGCACCCAGGGCTACGCCGTGGACCCCTACCCCGCCCGGGTCAGCATCCAGGGCATCTGTGTCTACGAGGGCGCGCCCCAGCCCTATGACGCCACGGTGCTCAAGGCCCGCATGCGCGAGCCCGAGGTGCGCGTGGAGGTGCACCTCACCGACGGCGAGGCGTCCGCCGTGGCGTGGGGGTGCGATCTCTCGTACGACTACGTGAAGATCAACGCGGACTACACCTCGCTCATCGTGTCCAAGCCGGACGGCGGCGTGGGCAAGGATGACCGGCTGGCCAACTACAGCCCCGCCTTCAAGACGACGCTGCTCGTCGAGTCGCTCTCGTACATCTCGCGCTTCCGCGGCAAGCGCTGCGTCATCCGCTACGGCGGCGCGGCCATGGTGAAGGAGTCGCTCAAGCAGGCCTTCTGCCGCGACATCGAGCTTTTGCGCTCCGCGGGCCTGCAACCCATCATCGTGCACGGGGGCGGGCCGGAGCTCACCCGCACGCTGGACAAGCTGGGGCTGCGCCAGGAGGGCGTGCTCGTCTCGGACGACTCGGGCCTCAAGGTGGTGGAGATGGTGCTGTCGGGCTCGGTCAACTCCGATCTCGTCACCATCCTCAACAACATGGGGGACCGGGCCGTGGGCCTGTCCGGCAAGGACGGGGCGATGATCCGCGCCCGGCGCATGTCCACCGAGGACGGGCGCTCGCGCGAGCACGTGGGCGAGGTGACGCGCGTCAACCCCGAGTTCCTGGAGATGATGCTCGGCCAGGGCTACGTGCCCGTCATCTCCCCGGTGGGCCTGGGCGAGGACGGCCTCACCTATGACCTGGGCTCGGACGTGGTGGCCGCCGAGGTGGCCAAGGCCCTCAAGGCGCACAAGCTCGTCTACCTGCACGACGCACCGGGCATCCTCAAGGACAAGGAGCTCTTCAGCGAGCTGACGGCCGCACGGCTCCAGGAGCACCTGGACGCCGGCGCCTTCAGCGGCAGCATGCAGACGCGCGCCATCATGGCCATCAAGGCGATTGGCGGGGGCGTGGAGCGGGTGCACGTCATCGACGGGCGCGTGCCCCACAGCCTCATCGCCGAACTCTTCACCGACAAGGGCGTGGGTACACTTGTCACGCGTTGA
- the argH gene encoding argininosuccinate lyase produces MTIAKTAATGGTGLHPEVLAFTSSLSLDKALLREDLVGSLAHLTMLSRTRLIPSEDARAIREQLVAIWKASQAGTLALPDEEDVHMAVEVEITRVLGERAGLLHTGRSRNDQVAVDLRLHVREKVAEALDVLATLIEGLVARAEAERGVILPSYTHRQRAQPISLAYQLCGYAAMFVRDVDALGFVLQGVAPLPLGVGAIGGTSLPIDREVTRELLRFPRVTMNGLDTVGDRDFAMDFAYTAMRSLLHASRVATDFYDFASPEFGFVKLDGEIACGSSMMPQKRNPDVFELIRGKAGRAVGNLTNLAVLVKGLPVGYSRDLQEDRQVLLETGPLLTSVLSMLHLALGKVYFDKEKCLAAVESDYMQATDVAEALAMKGIPFRTAYKSTGALVRACQEKGLPLAKVTLELAQSVDARFDAEVLKSADPRRAVERKANAGGTGPASVEKQLVELKSHAARAREMARAIPRLAPLFDSLQEAAL; encoded by the coding sequence ATGACGATTGCCAAGACGGCCGCTACGGGCGGAACCGGCCTCCACCCGGAGGTGCTGGCCTTCACCAGCTCGCTGTCGCTCGACAAGGCCCTGCTGCGCGAGGATCTGGTGGGCAGCCTCGCCCACCTCACCATGCTCTCGCGCACCCGCCTCATTCCCTCCGAGGACGCGCGCGCCATCCGCGAGCAGCTCGTGGCCATCTGGAAGGCCTCCCAGGCGGGCACGCTGGCACTCCCCGACGAGGAGGACGTGCACATGGCCGTGGAGGTGGAGATCACCCGCGTGCTGGGTGAGCGCGCGGGCCTGCTGCACACGGGGCGCTCGCGAAATGATCAGGTGGCGGTCGACCTGCGGCTGCACGTGCGCGAGAAGGTGGCCGAGGCGCTCGACGTGCTGGCGACGCTCATCGAAGGCCTGGTGGCCCGGGCCGAGGCCGAGCGCGGCGTCATCCTCCCCTCCTATACGCACCGGCAGCGCGCGCAGCCCATCTCCCTGGCCTACCAGTTGTGTGGCTACGCGGCCATGTTCGTCCGGGACGTGGACGCGCTCGGCTTCGTGCTCCAGGGCGTGGCGCCGCTGCCCCTGGGCGTGGGCGCCATCGGCGGCACGTCCCTGCCCATCGATCGCGAGGTGACGCGCGAGCTGTTGCGCTTTCCCCGCGTGACGATGAACGGCCTGGACACGGTGGGCGACCGCGACTTCGCCATGGACTTCGCGTACACGGCGATGCGCTCGCTCCTGCACGCCAGCCGCGTGGCCACGGACTTCTACGACTTCGCCTCGCCCGAGTTCGGCTTCGTGAAGCTGGACGGGGAGATCGCCTGCGGCTCGAGCATGATGCCGCAGAAGCGCAACCCGGACGTCTTCGAGCTCATCCGGGGCAAGGCGGGACGCGCGGTGGGCAACCTGACCAACCTGGCGGTGCTCGTGAAGGGCCTGCCGGTGGGCTACAGCCGCGACCTGCAGGAGGACCGGCAGGTGCTGCTGGAGACGGGGCCGCTGCTCACCAGCGTGCTGTCCATGCTCCACCTGGCGCTGGGCAAGGTGTACTTCGACAAGGAGAAGTGCCTGGCCGCGGTGGAGTCGGACTACATGCAGGCCACGGACGTGGCCGAGGCGCTGGCGATGAAGGGCATTCCCTTCCGCACGGCCTACAAGTCCACGGGCGCGCTGGTGCGCGCGTGCCAGGAGAAGGGGCTGCCGCTGGCGAAGGTGACGCTGGAGCTGGCCCAGTCGGTGGATGCGCGCTTCGACGCCGAGGTGCTCAAGAGCGCGGATCCCCGGCGCGCGGTGGAGCGCAAGGCCAACGCGGGGGGCACCGGCCCCGCGTCGGTGGAGAAACAACTGGTGGAACTGAAGTCCCACGCGGCGCGCGCACGGGAGATGGCCAGGGCCATTCCCCGGCTCGCCCCCCTCTTCGACTCGTTGCAGGAGGCAGCACTGTGA
- the argF gene encoding ornithine carbamoyltransferase yields MKQDFLSLADLSAADYRSLFDRAHALKASRKRKEVVTTLAGRHLVAVFEKASTRTHLSFEAAMYQLGGTVTTITSASSQIARGETIEDTARVISGYADCIMFRTFGDDRLQAFAKASAVPVINGLSEGGHPVQVLADLFTVEERLGGVKGKTVAFLGDCASNMGRSFVEATRFFDFHLRLGCPEGYRPAASLLAEAGGRVHVTADPTEAVQGADVLVTDVWTSMGQEAESARRMKDLNGYQLDEALLAKAKPGAIVLHCLPAHRGEEISAGVIDGPQSAVWDEAENRMHVQKALIERLILG; encoded by the coding sequence GTGAAGCAAGACTTCCTCTCCCTGGCGGACCTCTCCGCGGCCGACTACCGGTCCCTCTTCGACCGGGCACATGCCCTCAAGGCGAGTCGCAAGCGCAAGGAGGTGGTGACGACGCTGGCCGGCCGCCACCTGGTGGCGGTGTTCGAGAAGGCGTCCACGCGCACCCACCTGTCCTTCGAGGCGGCCATGTACCAGCTCGGCGGCACGGTGACGACGATCACCTCGGCGAGCAGCCAGATCGCCCGCGGCGAGACGATCGAGGACACCGCGCGCGTCATCTCCGGCTACGCGGACTGCATCATGTTCCGCACCTTCGGGGATGACCGGCTCCAGGCGTTCGCCAAGGCGTCGGCGGTGCCCGTCATCAACGGCCTGTCCGAGGGAGGCCATCCGGTGCAGGTGCTGGCGGACCTGTTCACGGTGGAGGAGCGGCTGGGCGGAGTGAAGGGCAAGACGGTGGCGTTCCTGGGCGACTGCGCGAGCAACATGGGCCGCTCGTTCGTGGAGGCCACGCGCTTTTTCGACTTCCACCTGCGGCTGGGCTGTCCCGAGGGCTACCGTCCGGCGGCGTCGCTGCTGGCGGAGGCCGGGGGGCGCGTGCACGTCACGGCGGACCCCACCGAGGCCGTCCAGGGCGCGGACGTGCTGGTGACGGACGTGTGGACGAGCATGGGCCAGGAGGCCGAGTCCGCGCGGCGCATGAAGGATTTGAATGGCTACCAGCTCGACGAGGCGCTGCTGGCCAAGGCGAAGCCGGGCGCCATCGTGCTGCACTGCCTGCCGGCGCACCGCGGCGAGGAGATCTCCGCGGGGGTGATCGACGGTCCCCAGTCGGCGGTGTGGGACGAGGCGGAGAACCGCATGCACGTGCAGAAGGCGCTCATCGAGCGGCTCATCCTCGGCTGA
- a CDS encoding SMI1/KNR4 family protein produces MYQGMAPEPNGFRVGRGDIFPFARTPGGEDLCFDYRGSPEQPRVVLVSVEGSVHPVANSFQEFMDGLYDD; encoded by the coding sequence ATGTATCAGGGCATGGCCCCCGAGCCCAATGGGTTCAGGGTTGGAAGAGGCGACATCTTCCCCTTCGCCAGAACCCCTGGTGGAGAGGACCTGTGTTTTGACTACCGAGGCTCGCCCGAACAGCCTCGTGTCGTCCTCGTCTCCGTCGAGGGCTCCGTCCACCCCGTCGCCAACAGCTTCCAGGAGTTCATGGACGGGTTGTACGACGACTGA
- the argR gene encoding arginine repressor: MSPLRNNGDKAARQDAIRRIVRTHQVGTQEELGQLLSREGFDVTQATLSRDLAQLGAMRVSLPEGGTVYGLEAAPPRGGESRLMELGEMILSVEDNEMLVVVRTRPGSAPLVASAIDHARLLECLGTLAGDDTIFVAPARGRSTRTLNRKLKAFFGKEDTP, translated from the coding sequence GTGAGTCCGCTTCGGAACAATGGAGACAAGGCCGCGCGCCAGGACGCCATCCGCCGCATCGTCCGCACGCACCAGGTGGGCACCCAGGAGGAGCTGGGACAGCTGCTCTCGCGCGAGGGCTTCGACGTCACCCAGGCCACGCTCTCGAGAGACCTGGCGCAGCTGGGCGCCATGCGCGTGTCCCTGCCCGAGGGCGGCACGGTGTACGGCCTGGAGGCGGCCCCCCCGCGCGGGGGCGAGTCCCGATTGATGGAGCTGGGGGAGATGATCCTCTCGGTGGAGGACAACGAGATGCTCGTCGTCGTCCGCACCCGTCCCGGCTCCGCGCCCCTGGTGGCCTCGGCCATCGATCACGCGCGGCTGCTCGAGTGCCTGGGGACGCTCGCCGGAGATGACACCATCTTCGTCGCCCCGGCGCGGGGCCGCTCCACGCGCACGTTGAACCGGAAGTTGAAAGCCTTCTTTGGAAAGGAAGACACCCCATGA
- the ltrA gene encoding group II intron reverse transcriptase/maturase produces the protein MLRKEQTQREIGVSLTTPTKLEEFRAKLYAKAKAEPTFRFYALYDKLHRWDVLTEALGQSKQKRGAAGVDGQTFEQLKEYGEERWLEELQRELQGKTYRPQPVRRVLIPKPGGGERPLGIPTIKDRVVQTAAKLILEPIFEADLSEAAYGYRPGRSAVDAVQEVHQELKRGRTQVVDADLSKYFDTIPHAELMKSVARRIADKAVLHLVKMWLKVPVEERDEQGRPKYSGGKRSKQGTPQGGVISPLLANIYINRLLKVFAKSELMKRSEAVLVNYADDFVVVARRGAAEVLAQVKQWLEGMKLTLNETKTSIRDARKEHFRFLGYELGPLVYKKTGQKYLGARPSKKAMEHARGEVSRILRRGRTERWEEIAGELNRFLRGWATYFAYDSPMHAFNVLDWHVTERVRNFLSRRHKVARAMSRFKYNEVHRSLGVLEVRALLH, from the coding sequence GTGCTTCGCAAGGAGCAGACGCAGCGGGAGATTGGCGTGAGCCTAACAACCCCTACAAAGCTCGAAGAGTTCCGAGCGAAGCTGTACGCGAAGGCCAAGGCGGAGCCGACGTTCCGGTTCTACGCGCTGTACGACAAGCTGCATCGGTGGGACGTCCTGACGGAGGCGCTCGGGCAGTCGAAGCAGAAGAGGGGCGCCGCAGGAGTGGACGGACAGACCTTCGAGCAGCTCAAGGAGTACGGCGAGGAGCGCTGGCTCGAGGAGTTGCAGCGCGAGCTGCAAGGGAAGACGTATCGGCCCCAGCCCGTACGGAGGGTGCTGATACCCAAGCCAGGAGGAGGCGAGCGGCCACTGGGTATCCCCACTATCAAGGATAGAGTGGTCCAGACGGCGGCGAAGCTCATCCTGGAGCCCATCTTCGAGGCCGACTTGAGCGAGGCTGCATACGGGTACCGACCCGGACGCAGCGCGGTCGATGCGGTCCAAGAGGTCCATCAGGAGCTGAAGCGCGGGCGAACCCAAGTGGTGGATGCGGATCTCTCGAAGTACTTCGACACGATTCCCCATGCGGAGCTGATGAAGAGCGTGGCGAGGAGAATCGCGGACAAGGCGGTGCTGCATCTGGTGAAGATGTGGCTGAAGGTGCCTGTGGAAGAGAGGGACGAGCAAGGACGCCCGAAGTACAGCGGAGGCAAGCGCTCGAAGCAGGGGACACCGCAGGGAGGTGTCATTTCACCGCTGCTGGCGAACATCTACATCAACCGGTTGCTGAAGGTGTTCGCCAAGAGCGAGCTGATGAAGAGGAGCGAAGCGGTGCTGGTCAACTACGCCGATGACTTCGTGGTGGTAGCCCGTCGGGGTGCCGCGGAGGTGTTGGCGCAGGTGAAGCAATGGCTCGAGGGGATGAAGCTGACGCTCAACGAGACGAAGACGAGCATTCGCGATGCGCGGAAGGAGCATTTCCGCTTTCTCGGGTACGAGCTGGGACCCCTGGTCTACAAGAAGACCGGCCAGAAGTACCTGGGAGCCCGACCGTCGAAGAAGGCGATGGAGCATGCCCGAGGTGAAGTGAGCCGAATCCTTCGGCGTGGCAGGACGGAGCGCTGGGAGGAGATAGCGGGCGAGCTCAACCGGTTCCTGCGAGGGTGGGCGACGTACTTCGCCTACGACTCGCCGATGCACGCGTTCAACGTGCTGGACTGGCACGTGACCGAACGGGTGAGGAACTTCCTGAGCAGGAGGCACAAGGTGGCGCGAGCAATGTCACGCTTCAAGTACAACGAGGTGCACCGGAGCCTCGGAGTGCTGGAGGTGCGTGCTCTCCTGCACTGA